In the genome of Aspergillus flavus chromosome 8, complete sequence, one region contains:
- a CDS encoding UPF0023 family protein, with product MPIMQPSNQIKFTNVSVVRLKKGKKRFELACYKNKLLEYRSGAEKDLDNVLQVPTIFLSVSKAQTAPSAEIAKAFGANTPADEIRQEILRKGEVQVGERERKEIIERVEKEVLDIVSGRLVDPTTKRVYTPGMISKALDQLSSASGQMQQAQSQNNNGEASGAGDESRPAQPRKPLWTGVTPNKSAKIQALEAMKALIAWQPIPVMRARMRLRVTCPVPLLKQTVKSAAPAGLNKEKEAPSGGNSKSNKKGGKGSKKSARQQDSDAEGGSDAEPSQPKAPTNVKDKILSFIESVESQEIAGDEWEVVGFAEPGAFKGLNEFVGNDTRGRGRVEVLDMAVTHED from the exons ATGCCGATTATGCAACCTAGTAATCAGATTAAATTCACCAATGTATCAGTGGTGAGGTTGAAAAAAG GGAAAAAACGATTCGAACTCGCCTGCTACAAGAACAAACTCTTAGAATACCGCTCCGGCGCCGAGAAAGATCTTGACAATGTCCTACAAGTGCCTACCATCTTCCTCTCCGTTTCGAAAGCACAAACCGCCCCGTCTGCGGAGATAGCCAAAGCGTTCGGTGCCAACACTCCCGCAGACGAGATTCGACAGGAGATCTTACGGAAAGGTGAAGTGCAGGTTGGTGAGCGTGAGCGAAAGGAGATCATCGAGCGAGTTGAGAAGGAGGTGTTGGATATTGTATCGGGCAGGCTTGTTGACCCGACGACTAAGCGAGTCTACACGCCGGGAATGATCTCTAAGGCGTTGGATCAGCTGAGCTCCGCGAGTGGACAGATGCAACAAGCGCAGAGTCAGAACAACAATGGGGAAGCAAGTGGTGCTGGAGATGAGTCTCGCCCGGCGCAACCTCGGAAGCCACTCTGGACTGGTGTCACGCCCAACAAGTCGGCGAAAATACAAGCCCTCGAAGCCATGAAGGCACTCATTGCATGGCAACCCATTCCAGTGATGCGAGCACGGATGCGCCTCCGCGTGACCTGCCCCGTGCCGCTTTTGAAGCAAACCGTCAAGTCTGCAGCACCAGCGGGCTtgaacaaagagaaagaagctccGTCGGGCGGCAACTCCAAATCCAACAAGAAAGGCGGCAAAGGATCGAAGAAGTCCGCCCGTCAACAAGATTCCGATGCTGAGGGTGGCTCTGACGCTGAACCCTCGCAGCCAAAGGCACCGACCAAtgtcaaggacaagattTTGAGCTTCATCGAGTCGGTCGAGTCGCAAGAAATTGCAGGTGATGAGTGGGAGGTTGTTGGTTTTGCCGAACCAGGCGCGTTCAAGGGACTAAATGAATTTGTGGGCAACGACACCCGGGGCAGAGGACGAGTAGAAGTGCTGGATATGGCCGTTACTCATGAAGACTAA
- the llmF gene encoding llmF — MGAARRQKSPRSDSESPPRDENAEDNYDEHAGELDDGTDSDYFEEFASDTTSINSMITAYRYENGRRYHAYKDGAYWGPNDETQNEQLDIAHHMFTMLLGNKLCLAPISDDVQRVLDIGTGTGIWAIDFADEYPSAEVIGTDLSPTQPSFVPPNLQFEIDDAEDSWAYPENHFDLIHVRALYGAISDWPAFYRNVLIGLRPGAWFDQLEMSIQFRSDDGTVTSDHILAEWSRIFIEAGERFGKTFRIADLARQHMIDAGFENVTERRFKLPVGPWSNDEHYRQLGRWNLLHCEQGIEGWSMALLTRVMGWSYEEVQVFLAKMRKGLRDYSKIHAYFYVSSVYGQKPLKGPVP; from the exons ATGGGAGCTGCGAGACGCCAGAAGTCGCCTCGGTCGGACTCGGAATCCCCGCCGAGGGACGAAAACGCAGAGGACAATTACGACGAGCATGCG GGAGAATTGGATGATGGCACAGATTCTGATTATTTCGAGGAGTT CGCGAGCGACACCACCTCGATCAATTCGATGATTACCGCTTATCGCTATGAAAACGGGAGACGATATCATGCTTACAAGGACGGTGCTTACTG GGGGCCCAACGACGAAACCCAGAACGAACAACTCGACATAGC CCATCATATGTTCACAATGCTTCTCGGAAACAAACTGTGTCTGGCCCCTATCTCTGACGATGTCCAG AGAGTGCTCGACATCGGTACTGGAACGGGGATATGGGCCAT TGACTTTGCAGATGAATACCCCTCCGCAGAGGTCATTGGAACCGATCTTTCACCAACTCAGCCCAGCTTTGTTCCGCCAAACCTTCAGTTCGAGATCGACGACGCAGAAGATTCATGGGCATACCCCGAGAACCATTTCGATTTGATCCACGTGCGTGCACTCTACGGGGCGATTTCCGACTGGCCAGCGTTCTATCGCAACGTGTTGAT CGGTCTACGGCCCGGCGCATGGTTCGACCAACTGGAGATGTCGATCCAGTTCAGATCGGATGACGGCACCGTGACCTCCGACCACATCCTGGCAGAGTGGTCACGTATATTCATCGAGGCAGGAGAGAGGTTCGGCAAAACGTTTCGCATCGCCGACTTAGCCCGCCAACACATGATCGATGCAGGATTTGAAAATGTAACCGAGCGGCGATTCAAACTCCCTGTTGGTCCTTGGAGTAATGACGAGCACTACCGACAGTTGGGAAGGTGGAATCTGCTGCATTGCGAGCAGGGCATCGAAGGATGGTCCATGGCACTGCTCACCCGTGTGATGGGG TGGAGCTATGAGGAAGTGCAAGTATTCTTGGCCAAGATGAGGAAGGGATTGCGCGACTACTCCAAGATCCATGCCTATTTCTACGT GTCGAGTGTCTACGGCCAGAAGCCGCTCAAGGGACCTGTACCTTGA
- a CDS encoding putative aminotransferase, classes I and II family (aspartate aminotransferase), with translation MGSIGYPDVQPLEIFSKRGQNAVELGSKRIIWDVISDMWNPDTNPSGILSIGMAENTLLHNTLLQYIEANFRLSAEHLTYNNGSMGSNALRKAVSHFLNRHFNAFRPVEPSHILMTNGCSSAIEHLSWAFVNPGEGVLLGMPYYSTFIADISLRPEAVVIPVKMGNVDPLSIESVDLYEKAAVEFEASTGRRVRAVILCNPHNPLGRCYPRETIDKFMEFCQSKQMHLISDEIYALSVWENRVDKDIPFTPFESILSRDITRLIDPSLVHVLWGMSKDFGANGLRVGAIISQSNPELHIAQKCLSLYSFVSGMSDQITASILSDDHFTDKYIEMNRERLSLSHQFLVHALNKHKIEYLRGCNAGFFLWVNLGAKYLAAHPEEEGRATDLTDRIFQKLLDNKVYVAHGTAYGSENPGWFRLVFAHPIPWLMEAMARIVCAIQ, from the coding sequence ATGGGATCAATCGGGTATCCGGATGTCCAACCCCTTGAAATCTTTTCCAAGCGCGGCCAAAATGCTGTTGAGCTGGGTTCCAAGCGAATAATCTGGGATGTGATCAGTGACATGTGGAATCCTGATACTAATCCGTCCGGAATCTTGTCCATCGGAATGGCAGAAAACACGCTGCTACACAATACACTACTCCAGTACATTGAAGCCAACTTTCGCCTGTCAGCCGAGCACCTCACCTACAATAACGGAAGTATGGGGTCCAACGCGCTTCGAAAGGCGGTATCACACTTCTTGAACAGACATTTCAATGCCTTTCGACCAGTAGAGCCTAGTCATATCCTGATGACGAATGGATGTTCTTCTGCCATTGAGCATTTGAGCTGGGCCTTCGTTAACCCAGGTGAGGGTGTTCTTCTTGGAATGCCGTACTACAGCACCTTCATCGCAGACATATCACTACGGCCAGAGGCAGTGGTTATACCGGTGAAGATGGGAAACGTGGACCCTCTGAGCATCGAATCAGTTGATCTTTATGAAAAGGCTGCAGTAGAATTTGAGGCGTCCACAGGGAGGCGAGTACGAGCTGTGATCCTCTGCAATCCGCATAACCCCCTGGGGCGGTGCTACCCACGGGAAACCATTGACAAGTTCATGGAATTCTGTCAGTCGAAGCAAATGCACTTGATCAGTGATGAGATCTACGCGCTGTCGGTCTGGGAGAATCGTGTGGATAAAGATATTCCTTTCACACCGTTCGAATCAATACTGTCGAGAGACATAACTAGGCTCATTGACCCCAGTCTTGTGCACGTTCTCTGGGGCATGAGCAAGGACTTTGGTGCCAACGGCCTGCGAGTCGGTGCAATCATTTCACAATCTAACCCCGAGCTCCATATTGCTCAGAAGTGTCTGTCCTTGTACTCCTTCGTCTCTGGGATGTCGGATCAGATCACTGCATCTATTCTTTCAGACGACCATTTTACTGATAAATACATCGAGATGAATCGCGAGAGACTCTCTCTGTCTCACCAATTCCTCGTTCACGCCCTGAACAAACACAAGATCGAGTATTTACGTGGCTGCAATGCTGGATTCTTTTTATGGGTCAACCTCGGCGCGAAGTATTTAGCGGCCCATCCTGAAGAGGAGGGCCGGGCAACTGACCTCACTGATAGAATCTTTCAGAAGCTACTGGATAACAAGGTCTACGTGGCTCATGGGACTGCGTATGGATCGGAGAACCCGGGTTGGTTTCGTCTAGTGTTTGCGCACCCCATTCCGTGGCTGATGGAGGCAATGGCACGCATAGTTTGTGCCATTCAATGA
- a CDS encoding putative arginine permease, whose translation MESSPVELKSHERPVPDKPRENMGIYMENATDKAQGEPVDHGADTQLHRTLGTRHLTMVALGSAIGMGMWLGSGTSLANGGPASLFIGFLISSSIIWSVCQSIGEMAVIYPLPSAFVQWATIFISPAAGFALGWGYWFSYWITIANELQGVVTVLNYWTDEVPKAAWISIFWAVIILINIWAVRFFAEVEVVASTIKFGWMFICVIALIVVTAGGSPQGGPIGFRYWNAQPVNNGFKGFISVIPTCIFAMAGSENAALVATEVANPRDSVPKAIKSVWFRLGLFYILGSLMITLTVDPNDPSLFGGSGSNASPFVIAFKNAGIPILAHITNAVIFISVISTGSISGYGGSRILMGLAHVKMNHKDVLQVFGKADSVGRPWAGYIATIGIGGALAYLNVTHTGAQVFTWLSNLVSLLTLFGWSMICLSHLRFRYTWMLQGRNEAHLPWRSWAYPYAAWWGLIWCLVVFGIQFYLSIWPLHEKTSAKNFFANYISVIAVAIIWVCAQVWYSCPLWADARNIDLDMCRRFYADTVDEESTPVAKSLARKLRVVCK comes from the exons ATGGAATCAAGTCCAGTAGAACTCAAAAGCCATGAGCGTCCCGTTCCCGATAAACCTAGAGAGAACATGGGCATATATATGGAAAATGCGACAGACAAGGCACAAGGGGAACCAGTTGACCATGGAGCAGATACCCAACTCCATCGCACCCTCGGCACCCGCCATTTGACTATGGTTGCCCTCGGGTCAGCAATTGGCATGGGGATGTGGCTAGGAAGTGGCACGTCCTTGGCCAACGGGGGCCCCGCCAGTCTTTTCATTGGATTTCTTATAAGCAGCTCAATTATCTGGTCTGTCTGTCAATCCATTGGTGAAATGGCGGTTATatatcctcttccttcgGCATTTGTGCAATGGGCTACAATCTTCATCAGCCCAGCTGCTGGTTTCGCTCTTGGGTGGGGATATTGGTTTTCCTACTGGATCACAATTGCCAATGAACTTCAG GGTGTTGTAACTGTTCTCAACTATTGGACAGACGAGGTGCCAAAGGCCGCATGGATATCTATTTTTTGGGCTGTTATCATCTTGATCAACATCTGGGCTGTGAGGTTCTTCGCAGAGGTGGAAGTAGTCGCATCAACCATCAAATTTGGCTGGATGTTCATTTGTGTCATTGCATTAATTG TGGTTACTGCTGGAGGCTCGCCCCAGGGAGGCCCTATTGGATTCCGTTATTGGAATGCGCAGCCTGTTAACAACGGGTTCAAGGGCTTTATCAGCGTCATTCCGACCTGTATATTTGCAATGGCTGGCTCGGAGAATGCTGCGTTGGTGGCTACTGAAGTTGCTAACCCGCGAGATTCGGTACCGAAAGCTATCAAATCCGTCTGGTTCCGTCTCGGCCTTTTCTATATCTTGGGAAGCCTTATGATTACATTAACTGTGGACCCGAATGATCCTAGTTTATTTGGTGGTTCCGGGAGTAACGCCTCGCCGTTCGTGATTGCTTTCAAGAATGCCGGGATACCGATACTAGCCCATATCACGAATGCTGTGATTTTTATTTCCGTGATATCCACTGGTAGTATATCGGGGTATGGTGGCTCTCGAATCCTGATGGGGCTGGCACATGTCAAGATGAATCACAAG GATGTCCTCCAGGTATTCGGTAAAGCAGACAGTGTAGGTCGACCATGGGCTGGCTATATTGCCACCATCGGGATTGGAGGTGCTCTCGCTTACCTCAACGTGACACATACTGGAGCACAAGTTTTCACATGGCTTTCCAACCTAGTCTCCCTACTTACACTATTTGGATGGTCTATGATATGTCTTTCCCACCTACGGTTTAGATATACCTGGATGCTGCAAGGCCGTAATGAGGCGCACCTTCCTTGGAGATCGTGGGCATACCCGTATGCCGCATGGTGGGGCTTAATCTGGTGTCTTGTTGTCTTTGGGATTCAGTTTTACTTGAGCATTTGGCCGCTTCACGAGAAGACGTCCGCGAAGAATTTCTTTGCCAATTACATCAGTGTAATAGCTGTTGCTATCATCTGGGTTTGTGCTCAGGTTTGGTATAGCTGTCCACTTTGGGCTGATGCGCGCAATATCGACTTGGATATGTGTCGGCGCTTCTATGCTGATACTGTAGATGAGGAGTCTACCCCAGTGGCCAAGTCTTTGGCAAGGAAGCTGCGTGTTGTTTGCAAGTAA
- a CDS encoding purple acid phosphatase (unnamed protein product), translating to MKATTASVLLGLSSAVNGRPTVDNRFPYKGPAVPVGDWLDPTINGNGKGFTRLVEPPAVKPASSHPTNNVNVISLSYIPDGIHIHYQTPFGLGQSPAVKWGTSPNHLVNVARGFSHTYDRTPSCSQMKAVTQCSQFFHEVSLPHLESGKTYYYQIPAANGTTESEVLSFTTARKAGDPTEFSVAVLNDMGYTNAQGTHKYLTKAASEAAFAWHGGDISYADDWSSGIMACEDSWPVCYNGSSTSLPGGVITSEYKKPLPQGEIPNQGGPQGGDMSVIYESNWDLWQQWMGNITKKIPYMVLPGNHEAACAEFDGPHNVLSAYLDHNEPNSTWTKNDLNYYSCPPSQRNFTAFQHRFRMPGSESGGVTNFWYSFDYGLAHFVSMDGETDYANSPEWSFAEDLTGDETFPTESETFVTDSGPFGAIDGSVKNTKAYEQYKWLKKDLSSVDRTKTPWVIVMSHRPMYSSAYSSYQKNIREAFEALLLQYGVDAYLSGHIHWYERLWPLGANGTIDTASVLNKNTYRVNPGKSMTHIVNGMAGNIESHSEFSAGQGLTNITAVLNTKEYGFSKLTVANATALKWEYVKGSDGSAGDTLWLVKPEAAGFQGRGKSPYGKKTRS from the exons ATGAAGGCAACTACTGCTTCCGTCTTGCTGGGCCTGTCGAGCGCCGTCAATGGCCGTCCTACAGTTGATAATCGCTTTCCATACAAGGGTCCCGCGGTTCCTGTAGGTGACTGGCTCGATCCCACGATCAACGGCAATGGCAAGGGTTTCACCCGACTCGTGGAGCCTCCGGCCGTCAAGCCTGCGTCGTCGCACCCGACCAACAATGTTAATGTGATCTCGCTATCGTATATCCCCGATGGTATTCACATTCACTACCAAACGCCCTTTGGACTGGGACAATCGCCCGCAGTGAAATGGGGCACTAGCCCAAACCACTTGGTCAACGTTGCGCGAGGCTTTTCTCACAC CTACGACCGTACCCCCTCCTGCTCGCAGATGAAGGCTGTCACACAGTGTAGTCAGTTCTTCCACGAGGTTTCGCTGCCCCATTTGGAATCTGGTAAGACCTACTACTACCAGATTCCCGCCGCAAATGGCACCACCGAGTCCGAGGTCTTGAGCTTCACAACCGCCCGGAAAGCCGGTGACCCCACCGAGTTCTCGGTGGCCGTCTTGAATGATATGGGCTACACCAACGCGCAGGGTACCCACAAGTACCTCACCAAGGCTGCCAGCGAGGCCGCCTTTGCCTGGCACGGCGGTGATATCAGTTACGCAGATGACTGGTCTTCTGGTATCATGGCCTGTGAGGATTCCTGGCCTGTCTGCTACAACGGGTCTAGCACCTCGCTTCCCGGTGGTGTGATCACCTCGGAGTACAAGAAGCCTCTTCCTCAGGGAGAAATTCCGAACCAAGGCGGTCCCCAGGGTGGTGACATGAGTGTAATTTACGAGTCCAACTGGGATCTCTGGCAACAGTGGATGGGCAATATCACAAAGAAGATTCCTTACATGGTTCTCCCCGGTAACCACGAGGCTGCCTGTGCTGAATTCGACGGTCCCCATAATGTCCTCTCGGCCTATCTGGATCACAACGAGCCAAACAGCACCTGGACCAAGAATGACCTCAATTACTATAGCTGTCCTCCTTCCCAGCG AAACTTCACTGCTTTCCAGCACCGCTTCCGCATGCCCGGCTCCGAGAGCGGTGGTGTGACTAACTTCTGGTACTCCTTCGACTACGGCCTCGCCCACTTCGTCTCCATGGACGGAGAAACCGACTACGCCAACAGCCCCGAGTGGTCCTTCGCCGAAGATCTCACCGGCGACGAGACCTTCCCCACAGAATCCGAGACATTCGTCACAGACAGCGGGCCCTTCGGAGCCATCGACGGCAGCGTCAAGAACACAAAGGCCTACGAGCAGTACAAGTGGTTGAAGAAGGACCTCTCCAGCGTCGACCGCACCAAGACACCCTGGGTAATCGTCATGAGCCACCGGCCCATGTACAGTTCCGCATACTCTTCCTACCAGAAGAACATCCGGGAAGCATTCGAAGCGCTTTTGCTTCAGTATGGCGTCGATGCTTACCTCTCCGGCCATATCCACTGGTATGAGCGCTTGTGGCCGCTTGGTGCGAACGGCACGATCGATACCGCCTCCGTGCTGAACAAGAATACGTACCGAGTCAACCCTGGCAAGTCCATGACTCATATCGTGAATGGTATGGCGGGTAATATTGAGAGTCATAGTGAATTTAGTGCTGGTCAGGGCCTTACTAATATCACTGCGGTGCTTAATACCAAGGAGTATGGTTTCAGCAAGCTTACTGTTGCTAATGCTACTGCTCTGAAGTGGGAGTATGTTAAGGGCAGTGATGGCTCGGCTGGGGATACACTTTGGTTGGTTAAGCCTGAGGCTGCTGGTTTCCAGGGTCGTGGAAAGAGCCCTTATGGGAAGAAGACTCGCTCCTAG
- a CDS encoding glutamate decarboxylase/sphingosine phosphate lyase (glutamate decarboxylase 1), with the protein MVHLAQVHRNADLDSTIKRVDSIQLENTDEDGFYSSVYGTRFATEQLPQTEMPEREMPREVAYRMIKDELSLDGNPMLNLASFVTTYMEDEAEKLMTESFSKNFIDYEEYPQSAEIQNRCVNMIARLFNAPVHSEDEHPMGTSTIGSSEAIMLGTLAMKRRWQNKRKAEGKDYSRPNIVMNSAVQVCWEKAARYFDVEERYVYCTEDRYVIDPQQAVDLVDENTIGICAILGTTYTGEYEDVKAINDLLIERNIDVPIHVDAASGGFVAPFINPKLEWDFRLPKVVSINVSGHKYGLVYPGVGWVVWRSPEYLPKDLIFNINYLGAEQASFTLNFSKGASQVIGQYYQMIRLGKRGYRSIMTNITVTADFLAQELEKMGFIIMSQRRGHGLPLVAFRLPAEREGQFDEFALAHQLRERGWIVPAYTMAPNSNNLKLMRVVVREDFTKSRCDALLSDIKLGLKTLGDMDKAMLDKYTQHVRTHATHSHKSKHNHPHYKGETHSLQGKHGKTHGVC; encoded by the exons ATGGTCCACCTCGCTCAAGTCCACCGCAACGCTGATCTCGACAGCACCATCAAGCGTGTCGACTCCATTCAATTGGAGAACACTGACGAAGATGGATTCTACTCTAGCGTCTACGGAACACGGTTCGCAACAGAACAGCTGCCTCAGACTGAGATGCCGGAGCGGGAGATGCCCAGAGAGGTCGCCTATCGCATGATCAAGGACGAGCTGAGCCTCGATGGAAACCCAATGCTCAA cttGGCGAGTTTTGTCACGACCTATATG GAAGATGAAGCCGAAAAGCTCATGACTGAATCCTTCAGCAAGAACTTCATCGATTACGAGGAGTATCCTCAGTCAGCGGAGATCCAGAACCGCTGCGTCAACATGATTGCGCGTCTGTTTAACGCGCCAGTTCACAGCGAAGACGAGCACCCGATGGGCACCTCGACCATCGGATCGTCCGAGGCAATCATGCTGGGTACCCTGGCTATGAAGCGCCGTTGGCAAAACAAGCGCAAGGCTGAAGGCAAGGACTACTCCCGCCCTAACATCGTCATGAACAGCGCTGTACAGGTGTGTTGGGAAAAGGCCGCACGGTACTTTGACGTCGAGGAGCGATATGTGTACTGCACTGAGGACCGCTATGTGATTGATCCCCAGCAGGCGGTTGACCTGGTTGACGAGAACACTATCGGTATCTGCGCTATCCTCGGAACCACCTACACCGGTGAGTATGAAGACGTCAAAGCAATCAATGACCTTCTGATCGAACGCAACATCGATGTTCCCATCCATGTTGACGCCGCTAGCGGCGGTTTCGTCGCTCCTTTCATCAACCCTAAGTTGGAATGGGATTTCCGCCTCCCAAAGGTCGTTTCGATCAACGTGTCTGGCCACAAGTATGGTCTGGTCTACCCTGGCGTGGGCTGGGTCGTCTGGCGGTCCCCGGAATATCTCCCCAAGGATCTGATTTTCAACATCAACTACCTAGGAGCTGAACAGGCCAGTTTTACCCTGAACTTCTCTAAGGGTGCATCTCAGGTCATCGGCCAGTACTACCAGATGATCCGACTTGGCAAGCGTGGCTACCGCTCCATCATGACCAACATTACTGTTACTGCGGACTTTTTGGCCcaagagctggagaagatgggCTTTATCATCATGAGCCAGCGTCGCGGCCACGGTCTCCCATTGGTCGCTTTCAGACTGCCCGCTGAGCGGGAGGGTCAGTTCGACGAGTTTGCCTTGGCACACCAGCTGCGTGAGCGTGGCTGGATTGTCCCTGCATACACGATGGCgcccaacagcaacaacctGAAGCTGATGCGTGTGGTTGTCCGCGAGGATTTCACAAAGAGCCGGTGCGACGCGCTGCTTAGTGATATCAAGTTGGGCCTGAAGACGTTGGGTGACATGGACAAGGCCATGTTGGATAAGTACACCCA GCACGTCCGCACCCACGCCACCCACTCGCACAAGTCCAAGCACAACCACCCTCACTACAAGGGAGAGACGCACTCCCTGCAGGGTAAGCATGGCAAGACTCATGGTGTTTGCTAG